Proteins found in one Pyxidicoccus trucidator genomic segment:
- the alc gene encoding allantoicase: protein MHAPEEGKLRVAFTEFIDLAAEHVGGRALLASDEFFAGKENLLKPGRGVFIPGKYTEQGKWMDGWESRRKRVPGHDWCILQLGLPGVVRGVDIDTNHFLGNFPEYASVDALEVEGTPTPESLVDAKWTRILPQLRLQGGSRNLFPIASEQRWTHLRLNIYPDGGVARFRVHGEVRPDFERLTRASGTVDLAAAEHGGTVVTCNDSFFSPKDNLILPGRAANMGEGWETRRKRTLPGFDWIVVKLAVPGTVQKVEVDTAHYKGNFPESASLEGCYLREPVVDFANAHDIAWTELLPRTKLQADHRHFFESELRAQGPFTHVRLKIFPDGGVSRLRVHGRPA, encoded by the coding sequence ATGCACGCACCCGAAGAGGGAAAGCTGCGCGTCGCTTTCACCGAGTTCATCGACCTGGCGGCTGAACACGTGGGCGGCCGCGCCCTGCTGGCCAGCGACGAGTTCTTCGCGGGCAAGGAGAACCTCCTCAAGCCCGGCCGGGGCGTCTTCATCCCCGGCAAGTACACCGAGCAGGGCAAGTGGATGGACGGCTGGGAGTCGCGCCGCAAGCGCGTGCCGGGCCACGACTGGTGCATCCTCCAGCTCGGCCTGCCGGGCGTGGTGCGCGGCGTGGACATCGACACCAACCACTTCCTCGGCAACTTCCCCGAGTATGCCTCGGTGGACGCGCTGGAGGTGGAGGGCACGCCCACTCCCGAGTCGCTGGTGGACGCGAAGTGGACGCGCATCCTCCCGCAGCTCCGGCTGCAAGGGGGCTCGCGCAACCTGTTCCCCATCGCCAGCGAGCAGCGCTGGACGCACCTGCGCCTCAACATCTACCCGGATGGCGGCGTGGCGCGCTTCCGCGTGCACGGCGAGGTGCGGCCGGACTTCGAGCGCCTGACGCGCGCGAGTGGCACGGTGGACCTGGCGGCGGCGGAGCACGGCGGCACGGTGGTGACGTGCAACGACTCCTTCTTCAGCCCCAAGGACAACCTCATCCTCCCGGGCCGCGCGGCCAACATGGGCGAGGGCTGGGAGACGCGGCGCAAGCGGACGCTGCCGGGCTTCGACTGGATTGTGGTGAAGCTGGCCGTGCCGGGCACCGTGCAGAAGGTGGAGGTGGACACCGCGCACTACAAGGGCAACTTCCCGGAGTCCGCGTCCCTGGAGGGCTGCTACCTGCGCGAGCCGGTGGTGGACTTCGCCAACGCGCACGACATCGCCTGGACGGAGCTGCTGCCGCGCACGAAGCTGCAGGCGGACCACCGGCACTTCTTCGAGTCCGAGCTGCGCGCCCAGGGGCCCTTCACCCACGTGCGCTTGAAAATCTTCCCCGACGGCGGCGTCAGCCGGCTGCGGGTCCACGGGCGGCCGGCATGA
- the uraD gene encoding 2-oxo-4-hydroxy-4-carboxy-5-ureidoimidazoline decarboxylase, producing MSALERLNKLLPSEARAELLRCCGSSRWADGMVRSRPFRDAEHLLAEASWLWKQTGPEDWREAFTHHPRIGDVSQLRAKFASTASWSSQEQGGVSGADEAVLQGLADGNAEYERRFGFIFLVCATGKSAAEMLDLLRARLDNPPDEELRIAAEEQAKITRIRLEKLLAS from the coding sequence ATGAGCGCGCTGGAGCGACTCAACAAGCTGCTGCCCTCCGAGGCCCGCGCGGAGCTGCTGCGCTGCTGTGGCTCCTCGCGCTGGGCGGACGGCATGGTCCGCTCTCGGCCCTTCCGCGACGCCGAGCACCTGCTCGCGGAGGCCTCGTGGCTCTGGAAGCAGACGGGGCCGGAGGACTGGCGCGAGGCCTTCACGCACCACCCCCGCATCGGCGACGTGTCCCAGCTTCGCGCGAAGTTCGCGTCCACCGCGTCCTGGTCCTCGCAGGAGCAGGGCGGGGTGAGCGGCGCGGACGAGGCGGTGCTGCAGGGGCTGGCCGACGGCAATGCAGAGTACGAGCGGCGGTTCGGTTTCATCTTCCTGGTGTGCGCCACCGGGAAGAGCGCGGCGGAGATGCTGGACCTGCTGCGCGCGCGGCTGGACAACCCTCCGGACGAGGAGCTGCGCATCGCCGCCGAGGAGCAGGCGAAAATCACCCGCATCCGACTGGAGAAGCTGCTGGCGTCATGA
- the uraH gene encoding hydroxyisourate hydrolase, which produces MSTLSTHVLDTHRGRPAAGVPITLELQGPAGTWKELARGITNDDGRVRDFLPQGARVETGVYRMAFDTGAYFRAQGEKGFYPSVTVVFELTAPDEHYHVPLLLSPFGYSTYRGS; this is translated from the coding sequence ATGAGCACTCTTTCCACCCATGTCCTCGACACGCACCGCGGCCGCCCGGCCGCCGGTGTCCCCATCACCCTGGAGCTGCAAGGGCCTGCTGGCACCTGGAAGGAGCTGGCGCGCGGCATCACCAACGACGACGGGCGCGTGCGCGACTTCCTGCCCCAGGGCGCCCGCGTGGAGACCGGCGTCTACCGCATGGCCTTCGACACGGGGGCCTACTTCCGCGCGCAAGGCGAGAAGGGCTTCTACCCCTCCGTGACGGTGGTGTTCGAGCTCACCGCGCCGGACGAGCACTACCACGTCCCGCTGCTGCTGAGCCCCTTCGGCTACTCCACGTACAGGGGAAGCTGA
- a CDS encoding response regulator, producing the protein MKPKVLIVENSWTMRETLRLLLSGEFDCTTAADGETGLSLAMASPPDVLLSDVNMDGMDGYELCRRFRAEPTLQQIPVIFVSGYPPREAGDAAQSGPDVYLVKPVKPQVLIAEIHTLLGARLTTQAVGKP; encoded by the coding sequence GTGAAGCCGAAGGTCCTCATCGTCGAGAACTCATGGACGATGCGGGAGACGCTGCGTCTCCTGCTGTCCGGCGAATTCGACTGCACCACCGCGGCCGACGGCGAAACGGGCCTGTCGCTCGCGATGGCCAGCCCTCCGGACGTGCTGCTGTCCGATGTGAACATGGACGGCATGGACGGCTACGAGCTGTGCCGCCGGTTCCGCGCCGAGCCCACGCTGCAGCAGATTCCCGTCATCTTCGTCAGCGGCTACCCGCCCCGCGAGGCGGGCGATGCGGCCCAGTCCGGGCCGGACGTGTACCTCGTCAAGCCGGTGAAGCCGCAGGTGCTCATCGCGGAAATCCACACCCTGCTGGGCGCCCGCCTCACCACCCAGGCCGTCGGCAAGCCCTGA
- a CDS encoding S1 family peptidase, with translation MRAGTRRWLAWAGALGLATLAACDGPAPDEADTPPDVDDVAAATVTLEPGHCAGVVVEDGRHALTAAHCVRPDDTRVHLSFLGGQRLGGTYVHVDRGRDVAVIRLDARAPVRPLEVADGLPAPGDALVFTGRNDRPGDAQEAQLERLGRCPSLPEVPAALFTTMRGRPGDSGAPLVDSRMQVVGLVHGGAACRIATPTAGLGPLVEDLSRGGPELARGATRRR, from the coding sequence ATGCGCGCGGGCACGAGGCGATGGCTGGCATGGGCGGGAGCGCTGGGACTGGCGACGCTGGCGGCCTGTGACGGCCCCGCGCCGGACGAAGCGGACACCCCGCCCGACGTCGATGACGTGGCCGCGGCCACGGTGACGCTGGAGCCGGGCCACTGCGCGGGCGTGGTGGTGGAGGATGGCCGGCACGCCCTCACCGCGGCGCACTGCGTCCGGCCGGATGACACGCGGGTACACCTGTCATTCCTGGGCGGACAGCGGCTCGGAGGCACCTACGTGCACGTGGACCGCGGCCGGGACGTGGCCGTCATCCGGCTGGACGCCCGGGCGCCGGTGCGGCCGCTGGAGGTGGCGGACGGGCTGCCCGCGCCCGGCGACGCCCTGGTCTTCACCGGCCGGAACGACAGGCCCGGCGACGCACAGGAGGCCCAGCTGGAGCGGCTGGGCCGCTGCCCCTCGCTGCCGGAGGTGCCGGCCGCCCTCTTCACCACGATGCGGGGCCGGCCCGGAGACTCGGGGGCGCCGCTGGTGGACTCGCGGATGCAGGTGGTGGGGCTCGTCCATGGCGGCGCGGCCTGCCGCATCGCTACGCCCACCGCCGGACTGGGCCCGCTGGTGGAGGACCTGTCGCGCGGCGGCCCGGAGCTGGCGCGGGGCGCCACCCGGCGGCGCTAG